AATAACCGCGACATACTTACTTTTCTGTAGCTTATCGACCGACTGACGTTTGTTTTACTGTAGAAAATCGCTACAATCGAATCGAGTTTGAAACATTTCCTGAGTCCCCTGCTGGCGTCGGACAAAATTAATCAATCCCCAATCCAGACAGCACTAGCCAAATGACGAATTGGGAGCTCAGATCAATTTCAAACGCTTATTTTTCTTCTTCGATGAGGTTTAACGGCGTTTGGCATCCACTAGATGTTGCATTACCGCTACTATATACTGGAGTACAACCCCCTTGACCATTGCTTTAAAcattattaacctttatttaactaggcaagtcagttaagatcaaattcttattaacattgacggcctaccggggaacagtgggttaactgccttgttcaggggcagaacgacattattttaccttgtcagctcgaggattcaatccatcagcctttcggttactggctcaacaatctaaccactagactacctaccaacACAAATGTAAAACCAAATAAAAGACCCTACCACTACACCCAGAAACACaattatttttaaataaaattgGAAAAGAATAGAAAATGTAAATATCAATTCAATAAAACCACCCTACCCCACTATTTTAATCTATTTAGTCCTACCCCATGTCAACAACTtgaaaggatgggacaccaccacttaacacaccatgtaactcttctgatgtcaagtctCTCACACCCAAATaactctgcagctgccaccacatcCTCAATTTTCTGAGACTTAAcgttccatccctgcagtacagttcATAACCATTGCTATGAATGCTAAAAATTcaatcttactgaaacatatatAACTTGTTGACCGATCCCCCGGTACAGATCAACTGCATACCACtcctcaggatccctccctcgacccatcttcctctactttcttcactgcctcagcatatgacaaccATGGAAACCTCAACCTCGCTCTCTCACACAGGATatttctgatccccagccccatgggcacccctacaattaacaTATATCACTACTTTTCCCAATGCTAAAAAATGCTAAACATTCCcttgtctcatgcccttctgcaaaccttggaccctccctcctacacactgctgccacatgcccataagcttgacacctgtaacacGTAATGTATTTAGCACAAAAGCTTGTACAGGACAACTTATATATACACTAACATAACTTTGTCAGGAAAAGACATCAAACTCAAAAGAACAGGCAGTGACTTCTGTTTCACCACTCATGCCACCGTTTGCGTTGTACCAAACGACGAGCATCAAACACTGGGAAATTTCCCCTTCAGTTGATCAACTTTTACATGTAATGCTAccccagtaatcactcctttcaattGCCCCCTTTTCTTGGGAGCAAAACAATTCACATTTTTTGCCCCAATTCGTTTAAAGTTGAGCACCTTCTCCCTCTGACCAGCAGAAACAAACAATTATCACCAGACCACTTTGTTTACCCTCCCCGATTCCACAGCACCAAACTCTGTATTCACCCACCACGAAACCACAAATGGATCCGCCAAAAGGCAAGGGTCCACTTTTTCCCAAAACTTCACTCCTACGGTCACGGACTCATCTTTATCCTGACCCTCGGTGCAAGCCTCGGGCTCCGAGAACATCACACCTACCACCTCCGATACTACGacctcattcacttccatttctcctcctgtcttcagctCACGCTGCTTAtactttctaccattcttctttaaCAAACCATTTCCCCCGCAATTTTAACCGAATcgagctccccctctctctctctcagacctcaTCTGCCTCTCATTTTCCCTCCACATTCCAAGTATACTCATTATGACAATACTGGACTTCTCCTGACATACATCGTGTGCTTGCCTCCTCAAGGGACGCCATTTAACCGGCTGTCACAATCTCAGTACAATCAGCACGGACCCCTCAGGATGTAGCGCTCAACAGCGCATCCCACTTATAAAGCAGCTGCTTCGTCTTGATGTTCCTCTTCATCGAAAGCTACCGCAACGCTTTTCCAGCTCCAACTACCATCCACCATCCCTACCCGACTGCCTTCACTCCAGTTCAAATGCAACAAATGCACTTCATATATTGCCAATCTGACCAAATTTGTTTTATAGAATGGAATATTTAAGTTGTATCAAATTCATACATTATATTTTTCTATCCAATCAAAATGTTTCTCTTAGGGGCAATTACTTGAGCACTAAATCTGCAGCAACAATATGACAGCATACCACAACCAAACCGCaatgacacaccacacacacagccattcacATCATCAATACAATACAGGCATAACTAGCAGTCAGGTCTATAAAATGGCATAAAAGATATGTAATGTCCATAGAAAAAGGACCAGTAAGCCAGATGGCCCCATGATTGCTTTTTCATTAGTATCCTTTCTTATCCAGATGGTCATCAGTATGAATATAACATCTGAGAGATGATACAAATGTAGTAGTAGGCCCATGTTCTTTCTTTGGCTGATAGTCCTCTTACCTTAACTTCAGTTTATCACCCAGGGTGACAAAATACTCTGAGGTTACATGCCAGCACGTCTCCCGTCGGCACCTAGTGTAACAATGCCCTCTTCTGTATGAGCTTGTTTACATTTTCACTCCTTGCAATCTCACCTGGCATACAACTAGTTGTATTATGGTGGGTCATTTATAATCCAGTGATACAGCACGTGGCCTATTACAATGCATTTAAATTCAAACTATAAAACCAAGCTTAGTACCAAAATATAGATGCCAAATTACATAGGTAGACTAGACTATATTCTTGCATGACCTCTGGAAGTCAAACCAACACCTAGATCAGAATGAGCAGTCAATGTAACAAGGTTGGAGGATGAACATATTACCATTTGTTCTGGAAGCACACACAAAGCTGAGGGTTAACAAGGTTTATAATGCAGCACTGTATTTAAGGGGTCCACGTAATTCCTCAAGACTTCCAATTGATTGTGTTTTATAGGATCTTAAAATAAAAAGATACTTTACAATATATAAAAAACTGATTAAGGACAACCAAATAAAAATACTCCACTTTAGAAAATCTCAAACTGTGCAATCTTATTTATATTcactatttttttttacatgtcaGATGATATACATTTAAAACATCTAATTTCATAAAACAATAGTAAAACAAGTGAGGCAGACCCACATGATTCAAATCATATTTCTAGACAATACAAAAATGGTTGTTTCGAACCATGgtttaaacaaaaaaaaacaggaaTGCATTTAGCAAGAATGTTGCCATAGAGATTTTGTAATGAGTTCAAGgatgaaaagaaagaaaaaaactcGAGCAGTATACGTAGATCCCTTTCTAGCCATGGATTGATATAggcaaaattattttaaaaaattattttGGCCTTTCCTAAAATGTCCTAGGGTTGTTCCACGAAGTGCTTTTTGCATCCCTCTGATAtattaagtagaaattgtgcaccaatactGAATTTGAAAAGCAGTTTATATTAAAAGGAAGTGCCATTTAATATaaacatggagaattcaataaatcagATTTTTTTATAGAATAAATacttgctaaagtgccaaaatCCTCTAGGAAGATTTGACCCCATTTAACCCTAAAATGTCTTTACAGTTCCAATCATTTTGTTTCTTTGAAACTATTCCTTTCGAAAacaatgtttcttttgaaaaatGTATCTAATAGTCAAATTGGAAAACAGAGTGGGTCGAGCATAACATGTCAACTCTGTTACCCAGGTACAGGCTTCAATTAccactccctgttgcacacaaacTTCTATTCCCCATGTCACAAGGGGTTTTATGGATGATTTAAGATTAGTCTgaccaaccctgttacagtctgaccaaccctgttacagtctgaccaaccctgttacagtctgaccaaccctgttacagtctgaccaaccctgttacagtctgaccaaccctgttactttatttggcacttataGTATTTTTTCCCcgtcttgagatgggaaaacttTGAACATGAATGTGCTCTTGATGACAGAAAATCAGGTGAAATCAAGAAACACTTCTCAAAAAGGCACCGAATTGGTGGAACAACCCCCTAACACAGCACCAATATACATGTGGACAGGCTTATCCAATGTATACTTACTTGAGGAAAGTTTAATACAAAAGTATTCAAAAACTAAAATCATGTTCTCCTACACTACTAATTCTGTACGTACGTTGAAGTTGAATTAAGTGAAACATTTTTCCACTTTGTCTTTGATTGAAATGTAAGGTATGTGCATAACCAGGGTGAAATGGGTATGTGCCAGATTCATCCCCTTCAATCTATCAAATGCAGATAAAAATAACCTTCGTAGCAAATGGCACGCAATTTCACCTGATAACTTGTCAAAAATAAACTAACCTCAATGATTACAAAATTCTGACCTCATTATACAATCAGCTGGCAAAAATAGAAGTGTTTCTCATTTTGAGTTTCATTAAGGAAATGCTGTACCTTCCTTGTTGAGTTCCACTGAAAGCAGGATGGTGCAAAGGGAAAAGCATGGGTTTGTGTTCCTCAACATGGGCATGGAATGGAAGGAGGGTTCATGGCATGTGAGATGCAAATACAGAAAGCCCAAACTAGTGTTTAAACCAGGCTTTCACATGTTATTTAGTTCCATTAGAGTCTGGTCCAGCATCTGGTGCATATCGAGGTTCTCTTCTTTAGCATGTGCCAGTTTCTCTGTTAAACaccaaataaaacaaaaatattaaAATCCAAGCAAGCAACCCACAACATGCAAAAAGCAACCCACAACATGCAAAAAGCACCCCACAACAGCAGGCCAAGGACCATCAATATTCGGGATGACTTCAATTAAGGAATTAAAATGTACTGTTAGTCAGAGTTACATAATTAGCCATCAAAAGCAAAACGCTTTCAGTTAGAGAAAAAAACAATGCTGTAACTATGCTGTGGCAGTAACCATACATGCAGTACACAGCTCTTATAGCATTGCCTTCACCATGCTTAAACTGGGGAAATCAATAGTGGTGCGTATAGTATTCTATATTTAATGGTATATAAAGGCACATTACAGTACCTAGTTGTAAGAGTATACACTAAGTATATAGATTAACCCATTACATTGTAGATAGCTTGTTACGCCAGCAGTAACCATCTCCAGCATTATGGGCATCATAGAAACACAATACAAGCACGCATCTTTCTTACACAGCATTATACTGTCACTATGGTACATAAGCTCATGGATGAAACATTCACACTATTTAGTCCTCATTCAAGACCACTCTTAGTTCGTTAGAAAGAAGGCGGTTTTTGTCAAGTTGCTGGTAGAGGCGATCTTTGCAGTCAGAAAGCAGGTAGGAAAGtgagagaacgagaaagaaaCAGGAAATCAGTGCAGTAACAGACTAGAGCTCAAGTGAAAGCTTGATGTGGGAGCACTTCACACCTGATACCTTACCTTGTTTGAAAATGGCATAGATACATACAGTCTACTCTCCACAGAACAGTGCAGTAACTGCAGAAGGGGATGGATGGGTGGAATGCCTCTGAACTTTGTGAATGGAGATATGAACAATATTTCTCTGGGGTGGATAATTGAGCTAAAGAGTTACAAACTGCCAGTGGGTTCTACTCAATGTCTAAATATACCTTCCAGCACCAGAAGGCATGTACTGTACAGATCCTGCTTAAAGTCTTATAGGTGCAACTAAGGCAGTATAAAAGCTGCTAAATTCCAGCCCTGTATGGAGGATCACTACCTGATGTCATAAATGCCCAGGATATTCCACGCTCCCATTACATACCACACGGTTCTACATTAAACACCGACTGTGGGAGAACATATCATTGAGTGGCCTGGACATTCAAAACTCTAGTTGTGAGTGAATGAAGTGCTTGGAACACATAAAATGGCTAACAATTCAACTTAATAAATACTGAGAGTTAGGTGCAGTTAACTAAGTGCTAGTGCCTGTGATGCTCgcatttaattgaaaacaatgatTCGGAAAGTGCATATCTATTCATTTATTTCAACAATAAAATGATATTGCAAATTGCAGACTTCATGGCATCAACATCAGCATCTCAATAGTCAATCGTACTACTCTTTCCAACTCACTTTCAACAGGCAAAGGCAGACAATCCTACATACTGTGCTTCTCTTCACGCCTACTACTTTCCCTACTCGTTCAATAGCAATCCAACATGTGCCACCTCCCTATCAAAACATTACCTATACTGTATTGAGCCAAATGACAGTCGCCTTAGAAGCTACATTTGTTTTAACAGCCGTATGTGCCATGACGCTCCTAAAAAAAACATACCTTCATTAAGGCTGTAAGATAATCACTACTCCCTTAGGTATATACCTATTAAATGAGGGAAAGTTGAATAAGAGCTACAAGTGTGTAGTAGGCCTAATTGCAAGAACTGTTCACTGGACAGTGCACATTTCACATCTCGCCTCTCAAAATGAATGAAAATGTTGATCAACACCAATGGACATTAAAACAGAGGTACTTTCAACTGAACTTGTGAGAATGCCAGCACCATAACATGTTTATGGGTTCCTGagacataaaaaaaaacaatgacATTACTAACATCAGGGCTCCCTAGTTTTATTATTAGAGCCGCTTGAAAAATAAATAGAAatgaaaattaaattaaattcagaaGGAACAGAAAAGGATAGAATAAGGAGATAAAGCTTACATAGAAGGAAGAAGGTTTATTTGTATACAACACAGAAAGATTCAGAGGTTCTATACAAGAGATGGGATACAACACTGACAGGATGAGAACATGGGGAGTAAAGGAAAGCATGGACAGAAGGGTTGGGAAATGGAAGAAAGGCCGTGAGAGAGCAGAGCGATGCTGCTCAGCTGGCGGGAGGCGTCTTTGATGAGGTGTAAACAATTTATCTGTGCGGAAGAGAAGAGGTACAGTGAGGTACTGCTATAGGGGGTTTGTTGGAAAACAGACGCGCAGCAACACATCAGCGCTACTGGCGCCACAGCACAAAGGACAGGCTAGAGCCACAATGCCCCACTGGGAGGTATTGccatggagggatacagacagtgtACGACAACTACTGCAGCAACCACACCAAACCTCTGATCACATGAAAGACCTTTCCAAGGAGTCATGAGGAGCATCAGTTGACCAAACATTTGTCATACATGGTGCTCCACCTCCAGCTTTGACACATCTGATATCTTCTCAGATGCCAAAGGGGCACAGCATAAAACCAAACCAGACTGTAGATTGTGACAGTTTCCCCTCAACTGTGGTTATGAACAAAAAGGTATTAAGGGGGACACATGGGGCCTTTCTTCCATACAGAAGTAGACCTTGTTAGTAGTAAAAACAAGTGAGCTACACTTGGAAAATGTACAGAACACAAAAGCACACCGACTACATGGAGAAACTCAGTTTAAAGACCCAGAAGGCTCACATTGAAATATTGCATTTCAATAGACACCTCACATGCATTAAGGGCTAACAAAATATTATGAATATTTTGAAATTAAGACATTCATCTGTTGGTCGAACAATGTACATTTAAAATACTATCACAAAATGAATTACGATTACTTTTGTGTAAAAAGTAATACAATATGGTAGTTATTAAAATGGAAGCCCAAATGGGTAAACGAAAAACCTCCATGCTGTATTCTGTTCATACAAAACAAGTCTAGGTTCAAGTACTCTACTGCACTGCTAAAAATGGTAACTGACTTTAATGGAGAGACTGTCCTCACAACCACAAGTCTAAGTGAGAATGGAAACCATTGAGTGAGCTTAAACAATTCCCAGTTAGCCAGTACTTACAATATACAACCCACTTTAACTATCCTTTGACGAGGACTTTTAGACTACCTAGTGTATAGAACTAATTAGCTGCTTTCTAACAGTAACGTGAACCACTATCTTGTACGAACAGAAACAGATGGATTTCAGATAGACAGAAGATTGTGATGGCTGAACAATGGGGATGGGAGGTGCAAGGAGGTGACGACAGAGGCACAAGCAGGCAGCGCAGATGAAGAATTACATGGAAGTCATGTCGTTGAGGGCGTTGTCCAGCTCCTCGCTGATTGCCTTGTACTTCAGTTTCTGGGCATACAACTCATCTATTGGGACGTGGGCCAAGTGcacagacagggaggaggagggggcagaggtgGAGGGGTGTGTGGGAAGGGTGGAGAAGGGCATCCGGGTCATCAGCAAGAGCCCAGAGGGAGGTGGGTGAAACAGCCcagggagagtgacagagtggAAAAGGAAGAAAAAGAAAGTTATACCAGAAGAGGATAGAACAGAAATGTGATTGAGGTCGACAAATTCCTCAGCATCATCAAGAAATAGTGAACAGAGTCCTGAACATCTCATGTCAGAGATATCAAGACCATATGACCGTTTCTTCAGCCCTTCTAATTACTATGAGAGCCTCCTGACACATGATTTAACCTACAGATGGAATATTTACTGTAACAAGCAGTTGTAGGGCAGCATATCCCTTACTGTGACTAATAGCTTATTCTCATTAAGCAGATGAAACTTATTTGTTGCAGATCAACCGGCAAAAACAACCCAACCTATCAACAAACGTGAATAGGAAGACCTGTCAAATGTCCAACTACCAAAGTCATTTCCATTCAGATGTGACCCAAAAGTACACCGACTCAATCAGGGGCACGTGTTGCTCAGAATAGAAATATGATAATGGAAATTGAGAGAGGTAGCAAAGACCAGCACAGATTAGAGTATATTGACGAGGTGTTGCATAGAAGGCAAGAGGGTTTCCTCCTCTTGTTAGACATTTTGAAAGAAGCATAGACACTTACCGAATGGCCATGAATGAGACTCACTGACACTATAACATGTAGACCTACTCCAAACAGATCAAAGTACAGTTTTGAAATGAACTGCAAAAAAGTCATACCTTCCAAGTCGTCGATGGTCTTCTCAAGTTTGGCTACTGATCTCTCAGCGAACTCAGCACGAGTCTCAGCCtgtggtaggtagagagagacaggttcttAAGAATCAGTCTGTAAATGTCACACAGTCAGTGATACTGTGGGCCGACAGTACCCACAGCACTGGAATAGCCTGGCCTCTGGCCAAAGCCCCCAGATAGAGGGGGTTGTGAAACTTGCCTCCTTCAGCTTGTCAGTGAGGACCTTGATCTCCTCCTCATACTTGTCCTCCTTCTGTGAGTACTGTGGATCAAAAGAAGCAGAAACAGGAGTCATGCATCTACCCAACAGTAACATCTGCACCAgtctacagagacagacagagcctaAAAACCCTCCCACTTTATCTTATATATATGAAACAAAGACCTTACATCTAATGACCTATCAAACAGTTCTAAAAGAAACATAAGCAACAAGGCTTAGATGCAATAGGTTTATCTTCAATTAACAGAACAAATACTGAAAGGCATTTGCCTGACATCTTTAAGTACAACGTTTTACTAATCTTATCCCTCTCCAATTTCGTAAGCCAGATACTGTAACCAATGACCCATGTGCTGCTGTAAATGGTTCTTCAGGTTCCTTCTCCTGCAtggctctggggggggggggggggcgatttGGAAAGCATGCCTGGGTCTGAACACAGCGGCAGACTACCTACCTTCTCAGCCTGGGTCTGAACACAGTGGCAGACTACCTACCTTCTCAGCCTGGGCCTCCAGTGACTTCAGGTTGTTGGTCACAGTTTTCAACTCTTCCTCAAGCTCAGAGCATTTGCTGTTGTTTTAGAGGGGAGAAGGtgcggaggaggtggaggagggtccAGAGGAAATTGTGCCAAAATGGAGAGGCGTATTGAGACACCGATGACAAGTGGAAGCaggatggacagagggagagcaggagggggggagaagaaacaaaacaaaataaatacGAACTAGGGAAATTACAGGAAGGAGACCAAAGTGCCTTAACACAGCAggaatgcaacaacaataaaggTGGAGACTACAAAGACGCTTTTGTAAATGCCTTTTAGCTTGCAGATTGGTCAAATTAAGAATGCTAATATGGCATGTGAAAGATGTTACTCTTGCACAGTTCCTACCAGGTTAGAGGTGTAAAAGGCTCTAGTTCTAGGATATCCTGAGCATAAGCCCACACATAGGAAGAGAGCAAAGCAGAGCAAGGTGCTAGCAGGAAAGAGAGGCTTCATTCAGCAGAGTGAATGAACGTGACAAGAAGAAGTCGTACATAAGTCTGTAAAGATAGACCTGACAGAATACTTTGTTAGTCTGCAGTACCTTTGCCTCCGAAGCTGTAAGTGATTTTAAGCTTTGTTCCAAAACTCTTAGCTCGTCCTCCGCTCTTCGAATCAGTCTGTTAGTGGATGTTGTGAACAAAAGGCCATTCAAAACATGAAACACATGCAAATTAATAGTACATGCAACAACGAGAGTGAGCAACACTTCCAAAATAAAAAGTTAAAAGTTAACTTTGAGCCAGGCGTGGCATTAAATAACCTCATCCATGCACGTTAATGTGCAGCGTTACTCCTAGGTGTCAGTGAAAAAAATCTTACCCTTCTGAAAGCTCGGCGCGCTCTTCTGTACGTTCCAGATCACTCTCAATGATGACCAGCTTACGGGCAACCTTTAGGTGCAGAACACCAAGGAGTTACACTATACACAAAATGGCTGTGTATATACACCCAATATTTGTGTACATACACCCTATATGACTTAGGGTATGACTTAATCATAGTGTGCCATTATGTTATTGTGTGGCCAACAGCAGCTGAGAGACTCACCTCCTCGTATTTGCGGTCAGCCTCCTCAGCGATGTGCTTGGCCTCCTTCAGCTGGATATCCTGCAGCTCCATCTTCTCCTCATCCTTGGAGGCTCTGTTCTCAATGACCTTCATGCCTCTGTGGGGAGGAAGGGGCGAGACAGGCAGCAGATGTTAGGCTAAGATGAGTCCCATTCCTAGGCTCACAGATGCACTGCACTGTAACTCAATGACTCAAATCAATATCTCTAGGCCAGACTAAACCTGGGTGGGCAGGTACCACTGCAGACACACTGCAAGCAGCTCTCTGGGAGTGCCGTGGGACGCCCAATGCACAGCCACGCTGGCTGGCAGGCAAACTTTAATATGCCCTTTCAAAGTCAAGGCCTGGGCAGCTGGACAGCTTTTTTAATGGGACTGGGGAAAATATTGCACCACTAGATCACTGGAGATGACAGGGCAGGCCCAGACAGGGTCTGATCTCGTCTCAGATGTTCAGGCATTGGGCTGTGCAGCATAGAGGGTTTGTTTATACACCAAACAAAGGAATGGAAACAGAGCTTCAGGATTTCATATTCACCGCTGAAACAGGTTGTTTGCTGGAACCGGCCAGTGGCACCGCCAGCCATTACTTTCACTAAAGGTTTTAACTACAGTAAGGAGGCAAGAGAAACTCAGTCTAGTCTATGGTCTAACTCCCTCCCCACCATAAATGTATACCTCTCGGACTCGTCAGCCGCCTTCTCAGCCTCCTCCAGCTTGGTCAGGGCAGTTGCCAGACGCTCCTGAGCACGATCCAACTCCTCCTCAACTAGCTGGATACGTCTGTTAAGGGAAGCGACATCGGCCTCAGcctaggagagaagagaagaacttGCCAGAACCTGCATCGTGGGGTAAAATGCATTAAGAgagacaaacatacagtacaaacATATCAACATAAAGAATACTGGTGAATTTGCCACCTCAGTGTCTTGTGTTTTATAGGTGAGAGGTCTGGGTAATGACTATTTAAAATGGTGCCATCTCCATCTGCCAGCCTAATGACAGTGTCACCTGTTGGGGAGAGAAAAGGGCCATCCTATGAGGATTCCCCTGTGCTGAGCTGCACTCCACACACTGTGTAATGACAACAATGCTCCTGGCTGACAGGCTGAATACCTGGCCTCATTATTGGACCTCAGAGGTGACATTAACGAGGACTCATGGTGCACCAAAGTGGTTTACACTGTCAAAGGCCACACACCAATGAAGAGTCCCCAGAGGACCATATCTGAAGACTATATGAAGTTCAGCCTTTCCTCCTCTCAAAATGTCTactt
This sequence is a window from Oncorhynchus gorbuscha isolate QuinsamMale2020 ecotype Even-year linkage group LG01, OgorEven_v1.0, whole genome shotgun sequence. Protein-coding genes within it:
- the LOC124036551 gene encoding tropomyosin alpha-1 chain-like isoform X1; its protein translation is MDAIKKKMQMLKLDKENALDRAEGAEGDKKAAEDKSKQLEDDLVALQKKLKGTEDELDKYSESLKDAQEKLEVAEKTATDAEADVASLNRRIQLVEEELDRAQERLATALTKLEEAEKAADESERGMKVIENRASKDEEKMELQDIQLKEAKHIAEEADRKYEEVARKLVIIESDLERTEERAELSEGKCSELEEELKTVTNNLKSLEAQAEKYSQKEDKYEEEIKVLTDKLKEAETRAEFAERSVAKLEKTIDDLEDELYAQKLKYKAISEELDNALNDMTSI
- the LOC124036551 gene encoding tropomyosin alpha-1 chain-like isoform X4, which produces MDAIKKKMQMLKLDKENALDRAEGAEGDKKAAEDKSKQLEDEISELEKKLRITEDERDKVLDEFQAAEEKFLNAEEVATKAEADVASLNRRIQLVEEELDRAQERLATALTKLEEAEKAADESERGMKVIENRASKDEEKMELQDIQLKEAKHIAEEADRKYEEVARKLVIIESDLERTEERAELSEGKCSELEEELKTVTNNLKSLEAQAEKYSQKEDKYEEEIKVLTDKLKEAETRAEFAERSVAKLEKTIDDLEDELYAQKLKYKAISEELDNALNDMTSM
- the LOC124036551 gene encoding tropomyosin alpha-1 chain-like isoform X3 — translated: MDAIKKKMQMLKLDKENALDRAEGAEGDKKAAEDKSKQLEDEISELEKKLRITEDERDKVLDEFQAAEEKFLNAEEVATKAEADVASLNRRIQLVEEELDRAQERLATALTKLEEAEKAADESERGMKVIENRASKDEEKMELQDIQLKEAKHIAEEADRKYEEVARKLVIIESDLERTEERAELSEGKCSELEEELKTVTNNLKSLEAQAEKYSQKEDKYEEEIKVLTDKLKEAETRAEFAERSVAKLEKTIDDLEEKLAHAKEENLDMHQMLDQTLMELNNM
- the LOC124036551 gene encoding tropomyosin alpha-1 chain-like isoform X2, whose protein sequence is MDAIKKKMQMLKLDKENALDRAEGAEGDKKAAEDKSKQLEDDLVALQKKLKGTEDELDKYSESLKDAQEKLEVAEKTATDAEADVASLNRRIQLVEEELDRAQERLATALTKLEEAEKAADESERGMKVIENRASKDEEKMELQDIQLKEAKHIAEEADRKYEEVARKLVIIESDLERTEERAELSEGKCSELEEELKTVTNNLKSLEAQAEKYSQKEDKYEEEIKVLTDKLKEAETRAEFAERSVAKLEKTIDDLEEKLAHAKEENLDMHQMLDQTLMELNNM
- the LOC124036551 gene encoding tropomyosin alpha-1 chain-like isoform X5; the protein is MDAIKKKMQMLKLDKENALDRAEGAEGDKKAAEDKSKQLEDEISELEKKLRITEDERDKVLDEFQAAEEKFLNAEEVATKLEDDLVALQKKLKGTEDELDKYSESLKDAQEKLEVAEKTATDAEADVASLNRRIQLVEEELDRAQERLATALTKLEEAEKAADESERGMKVIENRASKDEEKMELQDIQLKEAKHIAEEADRKYEEVARKLVIIESDLERTEERAELSEGKCSELEEELKTVTNNLKSLEAQAEKYSQKEDKYEEEIKVLTDKLKEAETRAEFAERSVAKLEKTIDDLEEKLAHAKEENLDMHQMLDQTLMELNNM